A region from the Arachis ipaensis cultivar K30076 chromosome B01, Araip1.1, whole genome shotgun sequence genome encodes:
- the LOC110265011 gene encoding uncharacterized protein LOC110265011: MEESVNLKIYYNGQIFPQTSEGVSFVCENPYDLVIPFGITYEEFKSILCQCGDNQVLKRVVNIFYRQPVLVFGGFVQFQMMNVVDEGSMQGMFSIYQQTRAQVSILELYVEFEELVEVDLPEANIDWTVYNSESKEEFEGTYQIVGPTEEVGEDDIIVESNVADVANALASQYPSREPSFMHALDVDAMNAPKFPEYINSNPVVVSDGEFVVGMEFSSRETVIAAIKDYTIRRGVDYRVCESEPTTFYAKCVQYGTSCDWLIRASLIKRKFCWVIRRYNGSHTCTRTRISQDHAKLNSDMIAEVIKPLVEADPSLKVKSIIAEVQSKFNYTTSYRKAWLAKQKAIANLFGGWEASYEALPSWFEAMVQKDPSAAVEIETAPAYQGDESI, encoded by the exons atggaggaaagtgttaatttgaaaatatattataATGGTCAAATCTTTCCACAAACATCTGAAGGTGTGAGTTTTGTATGTGAAAATCCATATGATCTTGTTATTCCTTTTGGAATAACATATGAGGAATTTAAGAGTATACTTTGTCAATGTGGTGATAATCAAGTATTAAAGAGAGTcgttaatattttttatagacaGCCTGTTTTAGTGTTCGGTGGTTTCGTTCAGTTTCAAATGATGAATGTGGTTGACGAAGGAAGTATGCAAGGAATGTTTTCGATCTACCAACAAACACGGGCACAAGTGTCTATTCTCGaattgtatgttgagtttgaagaatTAGTTGAGGTTGATTTACCGGAGGCTAACATCGACTGGACTGTTTATAATAGTGAAAGCAAAGAGGAATTTGAGGGCACCTACCAAATTGTTGGTCCAACTGAAGAAGTGGGTGAAGATGATATAATAGTTGAGTCTAACGTAGCAGATGTGGCAAATGCACTGGCGAGCCAATATCCATCTAGAGAACCTTCTTTCATGCACGCCTTGGATGTAGACGCTATGAATGCACCAAAATTTCCTGAATATATCAATTCAA ATCCTGTTGTTGTTTCGGACGGTGAATTTGTTGTTGGCATGGAATTCAGCTCTAGAGAGACTGTTATTGCAGCAATTAAAGATTATACCATTCGCAGGGGAGTGGATTACCGGGTGTGTGAATCTGAGCCAACGACTTTTTATGCTAAGTGTGTACAATACGGAACAAGTTGCGATTGGCTTATTAGAGCTAGTCTTATTAAGAGAAAGTTTTGTTGGGTTATAAGGCGATACAATGGTAGTCACACATGCACTAGAACTAGAATTTCTCAAGATCATGCCAAGCTAAATTCAGACATGATTGCAGAGGTGATAAAGCCATTGGTTGAAGCTGATCCATCTTTGAAAGTGAAATCAATAATTGCTGAAGTGCAGTCAAAATTCAATTATACGACAAGTTACCGCAAAGCATGGCTCGCGAAGCAAAAGGCAATTGCAAACCTTTTTGGTGGTTGGGAAGCTTCTTATGAAGCTTTGCCGTCGTGGTTTGAAGCAATGGTACAAAAAGATCCATCAGCAGCAGTCGAGATTGAAACTGCACCAGCATACCAAGGGGATGAG AGCATTTAG